The Maylandia zebra isolate NMK-2024a linkage group LG4, Mzebra_GT3a, whole genome shotgun sequence genome includes a window with the following:
- the LOC112431506 gene encoding deoxyribonuclease-1 encodes MHLVGTLGLFLTLLHLSNSLLLGAFNIKSFGDTKASNTTLMNIITKIVQRYDVILIQEVRDSDLSATQKLMEYVNKDSPQYKYIVSEPLGASTYKERYLFLYREALVSVAKSYTYDDGPEETGQDAFSREPFVVMFSSKHTAVRDFTLIPQHTSPESAVRELNALYDVVADVRARWNNDDIVLLGDFNAGCSYVSGSDWQQIRIFTDKTFHWLITDAADTTVSQTVCPYDRIVVTADMMRGVVKDSAKVYNYMTDLNLKQDLALAVSDHFPVEVKLSG; translated from the exons ATGCATTTGGTGGGCACTTTGGGGCTTTTTCTGACCTTGCTGCATCTCTCTAACTCGCTGCTGCTGGGAGCCTTTAACATCAAATCCTTCGGAGACACCAAAGCCTCCAACACCACTCTGATGAACATCATTACCAAG attgTCCAACGCTATGACGTCATTCTGATCCAAGAGGTCAGAGACAGTGATCTCTCAGCAACCCAAAAACTCATGGAGTACGTCAACAA AGATTCTCCTCAGTACAAATACATCGTCAGCGAGCCTCTCGGTGCGAGCACCTATAAAGAGCGATATCTCTTCCTTTACAG GGAGGCGCTGGTATCGGTGGCAAAAAGCTACACCTATGACGACGGCCcggaggaaactggacaagacGCCTTTAGCAGGGAGCCGTTTGTCGTAATGTTCTCCTCCAAACACACTG CTGTGAGAGACTTTACTCTGATCCCTCAGCACACCTCCCCAGAATCAGCTGTTCGGGAGCTAAATGCTCTCTATGACGTGGTGGCAGATGTCCGCGCTCGCTGGAACAATGAT GACATCGTGCTGCTGGGTGACTTCAACGCAGGCTGTAGTTATGTGTCCGGGTCTGACTGGCAGCAGATCCGCATCTTCACTGACAAGACTTTCCATTGGCTGATCACTGATGCGGCCGACACTACCGTGTCGCAAACTGTCTGCCCTTACGACAG gATTGTGGTCACTGCGGACATGATGAGAGGAGTGGTGAAAGATAGTGCGAAGGTGTATAACTACATGACGGACCTGAATCTCAAACAAGATCTG GCGTTGGCTGTCAGCGACCACTTCCCCGTGGAGGTGAAGCTGAGCGGTTAG